A stretch of the Epinephelus fuscoguttatus linkage group LG2, E.fuscoguttatus.final_Chr_v1 genome encodes the following:
- the gpalpp1 gene encoding GPALPP motifs-containing protein 1 produces the protein MSSDKPIGPALPPMFRREESDEDSDDDGGFSGPALPPGYKRGGPSSSSDDSEQEVTVKRAKTRHTAAEKEENTKEEEKEDDDDGFFGPALPPGFKKQQSSPDRRPVLGPALPPGFRRAAYENNDDGEDEDNFQGPALPPGYQAESSSSEGEDEDVIGPMPSKGPVEDSVALDFERRAQRMKEKLTGSDAPEVLARETWMTELPPELQHIGLGARTFKKKSGPENKDRSMWTDTPADRERKARERLERKQKGEVEKDDVPQLSQKDVEMAEKVSKYNESKRAESLVSMHTKKMKEKAKEKANKPAERRPFDRDEDLQVNRFDEAQKQRLLKKSQELNTRFSHSRDRMFL, from the exons ATGTCGTCTGATAAACCGATCGGACCTGCTTTACCTCCGATGTTCAGACGGGAGGAGAGCGATGAGGACTCTGATGATGATGGAGGGT TCTCTGGCCCTGCGCTGCCTCCTGGGTACAAACGGGGAGGACCGTCCAGCTCCTCTGATGACAGTGAGCAGGAGGTGACGGTCAAAAGagcaaaaacaagacacacagctgcagagaA GGAGGAGAACAcaaaggaggaagaaaaagaagatgatgatgatggtttcTTTGGACCAGCCCTTCCTCCAGGATTCAAGAAACAGCAGAGTTCACCAGACAG GCGACCTGTGCTGGGACCAGCTTTGCCTCCTGGGTTTCGCAGAGCAGCATATGAAAACAATGATGATGGTGAAGATGAAGATAATTTCCAAGGGCCTGCCCTGCCGCCTGGCTACCAGGCTGAGTCCTCCAGCAGCGAGGGAGAGGACGAGGATGTGATTGGACCCATGCCGTCCAAAGGGCCCGTTGAAGACTCGGTGGCTCTGGACTTTGAGCGCAGAGCACAGAGGATGAAAgagaagctgacaggaagt GACGCCCCTGAGGTGCTGGCCAGAGAAACGTGGATGACGGAGCTCCCACCAGAATTGCAGCACATTGGCCTGGGGGCTCGAACCTTCAAGAAGAAGTCAGGTCCAGAGAACAAGGATCGCTCCATGTGGACAGATACACCAGCAGACAGGGAGCGCAAGGCCAGG GAACGCCTTGAAAGAAAGCAGAAGGGTGAGGTGGAGAAAGACGATGTCCCACAGCTCTCCCAGAAGGACGTGGAAATGGCAGAGAAAGTGTCTAAGTATAAT GAGTCTAAACGTGCTGAGTCTCTGGTGAGTATGCACACGAAGAAGATGAAGGAGAAAGCAAAGGAGAAGGCCAACAAACCGGCAGAGAGGAGGCCATTTGATCGGGATGAAGATCTGCAGGTGAATCGCTTTGATGAAGCGCAGAAGCAGCGGCTGCTGAAGAAATCTCAGGAACTCAACACACGATTCTCCCACAGCAGAGACCGAATGTTCCTGTAA
- the gtf2f2a gene encoding general transcription factor IIF subunit 2 isoform X2, whose protein sequence is MREAVACKLPEASFLNMSEKGEVDLTGAKQNTGVWLVKVPKYLSQQWAKATGRGEVGKLRICKKGNQGRPEVSFTLNEELTVIEGIEDKTVSAPREHPFAMQSVGGQTLAVFTETSSDKIALEGVVVQRAECRPAVSENYMRLKRLQIEELSKPVRLSQQLDKAVTSNYKPVANHTYNLEYERKKKEEGKRARADRQQVLDMLFSAFEKHQYYNIKDLVDITKQPVIYLKEILRDIGIYNVKGTHKNTWELKPEYRHYQGEENTDE, encoded by the exons ATGCGTGAGGCGGTTGCATGCAAGCTACCAGAAGCATCATTTTTAAACATGTCAGAGAAAGGAGAAGTGGATTTAACTGGTGCCAAGCAGAACACGGGTGTATGGCTTGTAAAG GTGCCCAAATACCTCTCTCAGCAATGGGCAAAGGCGACTGGCAGAGGCGAGGTCGGGAAACTCCGAATCTGCAA GAAAGGAAACCAAGGAAGACCAGAG GTGTCTTTCACTTTGAATGAAGAACTGACTGTGATTGAGGGTATAGAAGATAAGACCGTGTCTGCACCTCGCGAGCACCCGTTCGCCATGCAGTCAGTGGGAGGTCAGACGTTGGCGGTCTTCACAGAGACTTCCTCAG ATAAAATAGCATTGGAGGGAGTGGTGGTGCAGAGAGCAGAGTGCAGACCTGCTGTTAGTGAAAACTACATGAGGCTGAAGAG GTTACAAATTGAAGAGCTGTCCAAGCCAGTCAGGCTGTCACAGCAGCTGGACAAAGCTGTCACCAGCAACTACAAACCTGTGGCCAACCATACTTACAAT CTTGAGTACGAGCGGAAAAAGAAGGAGGAGGGCAAGAGAGCgagagcagacagacagcaggtgtTGGACATGTTGTTTTCTGCTTTTGAGAAGCACCAGTACTACAACATCAAAGACCTGGTGGACATCACCAAACAGCCTGTG ATTTACTTGAAGGAAATCTTGCGTGATATTGGCATCTACAACGTGAAGGGAACACACAAGAACACCTGGGAGCTCAAACCAGAATACCGACATTACCAAGGCGAGGAAAACACTGACGAATAG
- the gtf2f2a gene encoding general transcription factor IIF subunit 2 isoform X1 encodes MREAVACKLPEASFLNMSEKGEVDLTGAKQNTGVWLVKVPKYLSQQWAKATGRGEVGKLRICKKGNQGRPEVSFTLNEELTVIEGIEDKTVSAPREHPFAMQSVGGQTLAVFTETSSGQSEERSDGSSSGSGAGAGPDKIALEGVVVQRAECRPAVSENYMRLKRLQIEELSKPVRLSQQLDKAVTSNYKPVANHTYNLEYERKKKEEGKRARADRQQVLDMLFSAFEKHQYYNIKDLVDITKQPVIYLKEILRDIGIYNVKGTHKNTWELKPEYRHYQGEENTDE; translated from the exons ATGCGTGAGGCGGTTGCATGCAAGCTACCAGAAGCATCATTTTTAAACATGTCAGAGAAAGGAGAAGTGGATTTAACTGGTGCCAAGCAGAACACGGGTGTATGGCTTGTAAAG GTGCCCAAATACCTCTCTCAGCAATGGGCAAAGGCGACTGGCAGAGGCGAGGTCGGGAAACTCCGAATCTGCAA GAAAGGAAACCAAGGAAGACCAGAG GTGTCTTTCACTTTGAATGAAGAACTGACTGTGATTGAGGGTATAGAAGATAAGACCGTGTCTGCACCTCGCGAGCACCCGTTCGCCATGCAGTCAGTGGGAGGTCAGACGTTGGCGGTCTTCACAGAGACTTCCTCAG GCCAGTCAGAAGAAAGATCTGATGGCAGCAGCTCAGGTTCGGGGGCGGGGGCAGGTCCAG ATAAAATAGCATTGGAGGGAGTGGTGGTGCAGAGAGCAGAGTGCAGACCTGCTGTTAGTGAAAACTACATGAGGCTGAAGAG GTTACAAATTGAAGAGCTGTCCAAGCCAGTCAGGCTGTCACAGCAGCTGGACAAAGCTGTCACCAGCAACTACAAACCTGTGGCCAACCATACTTACAAT CTTGAGTACGAGCGGAAAAAGAAGGAGGAGGGCAAGAGAGCgagagcagacagacagcaggtgtTGGACATGTTGTTTTCTGCTTTTGAGAAGCACCAGTACTACAACATCAAAGACCTGGTGGACATCACCAAACAGCCTGTG ATTTACTTGAAGGAAATCTTGCGTGATATTGGCATCTACAACGTGAAGGGAACACACAAGAACACCTGGGAGCTCAAACCAGAATACCGACATTACCAAGGCGAGGAAAACACTGACGAATAG